CAACATCACTGCATACGACATGCTAGAAATGGGGGCGAAGTCACGCTTGGACCCTATACAGTAGATGGGTATGATGAGGAATCTCGTATCGTGTACGAATTCTATGGCTGTTACTGGCACGGCTGTCCCACCTGTTTCCCGAATCTGTTGACTGACATGCATCCTCATCGTGCTCAGCATACGTATCAAGACCTCTACCTGGACACCTTAAAACGAGCCAGTGCTTTAGAAGACCAAGGCTATACAGTCGTGAGCATATGGGAACACGAGTTTGATCGTCAGACCCAGACCAATGCCGACTTACAGGAATTTTTACAAGGAGTCGATATACAAGATCCTTTGAATCCCCGTGACGCTTTGTACGGAGGGCGGACCAATGCTACACGACTGTATTGTGAGGAAGGGGATATGCGATACGTGGATGTCTGTTCCCTGTACCCGTACGTGTTGAAATACAAGCCATTTCCCGTCCAACATCCCCAAGTCATCACCAGCCATTTCACCGATGTCAGAGACTATTTCGGACTCATTCGTTGTCGTGTCTTACCACCCCGAGAGCTGTATCACCCCGTATTACCTTACAAGACCGGGGGCAAATTACTCTTTCCCTTATGTCGCACCTGTGTGGAACAGCGCAACTTAGGACCCGACGAGCGGTGCCAGCACACCGATTCTGAACGCAGTCTCACTGGCACCTGGGTGACCACCGAACTTCACAAAGCATTAGATCTGGGTTATCGTCTCGACCGCATTTACGAAGTTTGGCATTTTGAGAAAACCAGTGACCACTTATTTCGAGCGTATATCaacacctttttgaaaattaaacaagaagctTCCGGATTCCCCGAGGATTGTCAAACAGCCCAACAGCAGCAACATTACATTGAGGAAATTCAGCAACGAGAAGGTATTGCCATGAACCCGGCCGACATCCAGAAAAATCCGGTCCGAAGAaccattgccaaactctttttaaattgtttgtggGGAAAATTTGCTCAACGATTACAATTACCCAAATCCCTGTATCTCACGGAAGAAGAATTACAACAGAAATTACAAGATGCCACTTTAGAAGTCAAAGGCGTCGAACTCTTAGAAAATCGTGAACGCCCCGAATGTGATATGATGCTGATCAATTATCAggagaaagaagaatttttagaagACTGTCCCTTTGGAAACGTGGTGCTGGCGTGTTTTACAACAGCTCATGCTCGTTTACATTTGTACGAGACGTTACAGCCTTTGGGAGAGCGTGTCTTATACTTTGACACGGATAGTATCATCTATCAGCACGACGAGAGCCAGTTCAACCCGACCATTATCAACAGTTTAGGCGGCTGGACCGATGAATTGGGTGGAGATCGTATCATCAAGTACATGTCGGGAGGCCCTAAAATTATGCATACGACACCCAGAATGGAAAATCTGTCTGCAAAGTCAAAGGATTGACACTCAATTATCGTGCCTCTAGAGTCGTGTCTCTCGATACgttggaaaaaatgttaaaaggagaagaagaagaagtccATGTCCGCTATCCGCACTTTATTCAACGAACCCGCCAACATGATGTGCGAACCATTCCTCTGGTGAAGAAATACCGCATGGTGTATGATAAACGTCATCGTATTCATGACTATGACACGCTGCCTTACGGGTATTAAAAAAGGACATGCTAGAGAAAACCATCAGTCTGCAAAATGAGTAAATACGGATCACTACAGAATCCTTCAGTGCCTTCCTATGGTGAATTATCGGCTCGTCTAGCGTCATTTCATACAGCCCCCGATATTCTGTTGAACTTATTACCTAACATTGCAGAAGCCGGATTCTTTTACAAAGGAATGGATGATCATGTGCGTTGTTTTCATTGCACATTATCTCTCAAACATTGGGAACCCGGGGACGATCCTTGGATAGAACATGCCTATTGGAGCCCTCATTGTGCTTACGTGTTGTGCAATAAAAGTGTCAAATGGGTACGACAAGCCTTCAATGCCTATGCCCGCGCTAAAGACAGTGATCGCGATTGGGGAGACTTACCCTTAGACGCGGCAGGGAATCCAATGTGTACCcagaaatgtcacatttgtttagaacgagacttgagaattgcttttttaccttgtggtcatttatgtacttgtgcTATGTGTGCTTCAGGACTTAGAACATGTCCTATTTGTAGAGATGCTTTTGTAGAAACGGTTCgtatttttacttgttaataaatatgtatgatcccatgaacttgtgtcatttatcaagatgtataCCTACGAGACACTTGAGCCTTTTCagttgaaacatgaatttaccaTGGTGGTGGCTGGACCCTCTAAATCGGGTAAAACGGAATTTGTGAagcaactggtacaaaatacgcAGTGGATTGCACCGCCTCCCGAAAAGATAGTATGGTGTTATCGAGAATGGCAGTCCGCGTACGAATCCTTACAGGACAAGGTCACTTTTATCCGCAATATACCTCAAGACGATGAGCAGatagtggcggatctcagtacgcgtcatctactcatttttgatgatatgatgggAGGTAAAGCCATCGAATCGATTGTCGACTGGTTTACGCGCAAAGCGCATCATCGAAATACCAGTGTCATTTATATCACACAAAATCTGTTTGATCGAGCAGTACAACATCGTACCATCAGTCTGAATGCTCACTATCTTGTGCTGTTTAAAAATCCTCGAGATAAATCTCAGATTGGGGTGTTAAGTCGGCAATTACAAATGCCGCATTTACTTCCAGCCTATGAGGACGCCACCCGTGTACCTCACGGGTATTTACTAGTGGACTTGAGTCCTCAGACGTCGGACGATTTAAGATTAAGAAGTCAACTCTTTACCAACTTGGCTGTGCACATGCCCCCGAGAGTATAAATAATGTCACATCATGGACAGGTGTATCATTCGAAAGACAGTCTTCACCATGGGTAGACCTTCCGCGAAGAGTAAATTAGTCAAAACGTTACGCCGTTTACAAcgggaacgggatcccgttcaacGGAGCCATCTCATTGAATTAGGACGTAGAGCCTTACTCAACTGGTTTGCGATGGGAGCTCGAAATTTATTGCGAGGCGTCTTACCAGGCAATAAAATCACTCAGCGGTTCATTCAATCCCATCGTCAAGACTTGGGTGTCATTGCCGATAAGAAGACCAATGAAGAAGAGCGTAaaaaagccattttgaaacgaggAGGCGCCGGATTCTTAGGAGGGACCATTAtccgtcatttattcaaatgggaAACAGGCCGTAAGCCCCGTGGGGGACAACCCAAGAAAACCAAGAAACCACGGGCTAAGAAAGCTAAAAAATCGCCTCAGAGAATTCCTAAACTCATTATTCGCTTACCTAAGAAGACACCTAAGAAGTCCCCTAAGAAGGCCCCTAAGAAGTCCCCTAAGAAGACACCTCTCAGGATGAATAATCCGTTTCCCAATTGGGCTCCAAAGAAAACCCCTCTCATTGTGAAGATGCCGTTTCCCAAGGCCACTCCCCCCAAGGTCACTAAAACGTTAGCCAATCTGAAAGCCGGATTAgctcaaaagaaaatggaacgacCCATGCATGGGCCTATAGGAAGTTCCAGAACCAGTGATACTGCTCTACCGAGTTTTGCTCATACCTTTGGAAGCATGAAATTTCAACCCTTAACCACCTCAACACCGGTTCAGgtgcaaaagaaatataaatgtaaattttgcccTCTGGTCTTCAATGCGAGAGAGAACCGCAATCGTCACGAAGAGACCGTCCATCACAAGCGTTTTGATCCTAAACATCCGAGTGCCATTGTCCTGGACTAGGTATAAAAAGGAGGGGGAAGGTGCCCCACCCTTCATTACCATGGCTCATACGAAGAAGTGTGAATGTCGATTACGACCTCATTTACCGCTCTTGCAGACGTTAGCGGCTCCTCACTATTCCACCAAATTAAAGACAGAGGTGTTGAAACATTGTTCCAATGactgcattttaaagatttgtgagattgtgtACAATCTATTAAAAGGGGTGATTCCTCTCACCCCTACTCAGAAGCGACAACTGGGTCGAAAGAAACACATCTAAAGACGCTTAGTCCGGACTCAACCCGTGAAAAAACGACGAGGTATACTCATCCACCAAAAAGGATTGGGTTCGTTTGTGTGTGGCAAGATTTGTAAGAAATCATGAGTCGAAAAATGGTGTTGGTACCGGAAGCGATGCTCAACGAATTAAAAGGCAAATTACCTAAACCTCCCGAATTTACCTCGACTATTGGTTTACGCAGTGATTTGGACGAGATTGAACATCGAGATGATTTAACCGAGAAAGAAAAAGTGGGGTTGTACGGGCATCAACTTCATCGCTAtcgtcaatatttacaacaagctcGACATCCCACCACAGCGACTCTGCCCTCCCCAACCACTGCAGCCAGTGCCGCCTCACCACCCTCAGCCGCCTCAGCACCCGATGACTTGGAGGAACAGATAATCAAAAGCGTCAATAAACCGGGTCGAAAGAAAGCAGGTTTATTACTCGATCATCTCAAGAAATCCAAAGTGGTGACTTGGAATAAAGAAGGAGAAATCAGCTATAGAGGACGCAGGGTTCCCGATTCCAATATTGTGGATTTAATGAGCGAAACCCAGCGACAAAGACCCTTAAGACATCGTGATCCACCCACGGGATTAGAGGAATTTGCTCAAGCGTTAAAAGAGACTCATGCTCCCAAAGGATATGTGAACAATCGGGATGTTATAAAAGCCATGGACAAACCAGGGAAAATCAGTACACCTAGACCTCTAGAGGAAGAGGAGAGTGGATTTCAAGAAATCTCTGGTTTTGACCAATCTTTCTATGAAACTCCCAGACGAATGATGACCCCTAAAAATATCTGGGAGGCCAGTAAAAAGACATCACGTGAAATTGGAAAATGGTTAAATCTACCATGAAAGCAGAACAGATCTTACAGCGACTGTATTACGATCCCAAGACAGGTTATGGGGGAGTCCAGGCGTTGTATCGTCAAGTGCGTCAATTAGGACACAAGATTACTCTGTCTCAAATTCGAGAATGGGTGAAAGCTCAAGATACCTATACCTTGCATAAACCGATACGGAGGAAATTCATGCGACGACAAACACGAGTGACGGATATGGATGAACAATGGCAATTAGATTTAGCCGATGTCTCCAGCTTGAAACAAGACAATAATGGGTATACGTTTTTATTATGTGCCATTGACGTGCTGTCTAAATATGCCTGGGTCGtgcctttaaaacagaaaacggggAAAGAAATGATACGAGGCTTACGACggatttttcgagagggacgtcgcCCCGTGCGCATTCAGTCCGATCAAGGAAAAGAATTTACCAATAAAGAATTTCGTCAAGCCTTcaaatccattcatttctttacgacCCGTAATGACGAAACCAAAGCCAGTATTGTGGAACGTTTTCAACGCACGCTGAAAGCACGCATGTGGCGGTATTTTACACGTCATAAAACACGACGGTATGTCGATGTCTTGGCCGATCTGGTGTATGGTTACAATCATACCTATCATCGCAGTATCCGGCGAGCTCCTGCTCAAGTCAATGCCAAGAATGTCTTGACCGTATGGAAAACCTTGtatggaaaacagagtgccgatACCACGAGTCGCTTGCAAGTGGGGGATCGTGTACGCATTAGTAAAGCTAAACGTACGtttgaaaaaggatatttaCCGAATTGGACCAAAGAACTGTTTACCATCTCTAGAAAAGTGCCAGGACGAAACGTCTATCGCATTTAAGATGATCACGGGGAAGAATTAGAAGGAACCTTTTACGAGAAGGAATTACAACAAGTgattaaagacgatgatgtcTATGAAGTGGAGGAAATCTTAGGGTATAAAAAGCGGCGTGTGGgaaaaaaagtcatttcagaAGTCAAAGTGCGTTGGAAAGGATATCCCCCCAGTTTTGATTCATGGATTCCGCAAGCGGATCTCATTCTGCCATGACCACCCAGTGGACTTTCTTGGGTGAAAAAGTCCCTCgagcagaaattgtgtattttgcacaattattcCTCTGTTTAACCATCATTATCACCTCGGTCGTCATGTTAGCCTTAGGCGATCCCAATCGTGATTTTTGGATGGTGACCTTAAGTTCTCTCGTGGGCTACGTCATGCCTAGTCCACAAATGACGTTAGCGAGCCCGAGTATAAAACAGGATCGATCTTCTTCAGATTCACCAGTTCACCATGGCTAACACACAGTACGCCTGGAAACAAGAGGGAAAGAAAACGGCATGGTTTGCGGATAAGCAGATGTGTTTgatgcattgtaaacaacacaaagtgTTAGATCAACCGGTGTACTTGTACAAACGTATACTGATACCTCACAGATGGTCAGCCTTTATCATGAAGACCAAGTATCAAGATTTTCGTTGGAAAGTGAAAGCCTTCTGGGGATTGATGGGACGACAAGACGAATCCGATTGGACCTTAAATGAGAGTCCTTGGTTTGACCATTCCGAGGACTGTCTCCGACATTTTAAAGACATGATCAATGAAGGTTATGATGTAGCCGATTGCTGGGGAACCCGACACTATCTGGTGATGCGACGACGCTTAGTCCCGAGACGAACCCTGACGTTACCAGACTCGAATGCGTTGACGTGCGGTGGTGGTCGCGATCAAGAAGaatgacatgtaaaattgtgtattaacattatgttgtatgttcaataaaatatgaaaatgttcattgtgtTATGAGTATAAATAGAGAAGAAAACAGAGACAGGGTCTCATTTAAGACATCATGGCTGGAGGAGGAGAAGGGTTTTACATGACTCTGTTGAGTGATGGGTCGATGGAATCGTTTCCGACGAATACGACTGCTCAATTTAAAACGTTATTGCCACACACCATGGACTTAACGGATGGAGAATGGGAAGTCGGATTGACCGAAATGATGTACTCGGCCAACTTACAAAACGTATCGGATAGCGAGGCTTATGTGGACGTTCTCATTCCAGATCCGTATACGAAACATGTCCAAGATCCCAACACTTATAAATGGGAAAGATTTAAGACAGAGAATATGGGCAAAGTCACGATGGCCAGGTGTGAGGTGGTGGTCCCCTGGCATCTGACGCCATGGTCCCATCTCTTTGAGGGAGGGGATAGTTTATTTCCCTTCGATATCATTCGCATTCACTTCCGACCCGGAGCTTATACACAACCTTTGGcgttaatcaatgaaatcaacgcAGCCTTAAGGAGAACCCTGTGGAAAGTATGGACCGAGTTAGGGAATCCTAACGAAGAGGGGAACAACCAGATCTTAGTGTATCACCCCGAGTACGATCGTGTCGAGTATCAGTTAAATGGGAGAACACTGAGAGCCACCCCCATGTGCATTCGTTTCCCTACGCCCTTAGCGTACAAGCTAGGTCTGGATAGTGACAAAATGATCCTGGGCGATGAAACCATGACGAAATGGATCAACGTGAATTACTTGGGGAACACGACCATGGATGTCTACGACAATCTGAAAgccatgtatgtgtattgtgacaTTGTGGATCCTCAAGTGGTGGGCaccaacaaattgaaattattgagaGTCGTCCCCTGTACGGGTCAATACGACGATCGACAACAAGCCCGTTGGGAACCGATTCGAGccgaatatttgaaactgagtaaGAAATATTTCGATACCATTGAGGTACACATCATGAATTCTTTAGGGCGTCCTATGGGCTTTTTAAATGGGCGCTCCTTAGTCAAACTTCATTTCCGCAAAGTGTATTGAAAGATGAAGTACCATCGAGGAGTCAGACGCCAGAAAGGACACGGAATCTGGTTTCTCATTCCATGGATTGCCAATGCCATTGTGGGTCAAGCGGGCCAAGGAAAGAAGAGAAAGAGACGgcgtaaaaagtataaaaagcgggTGTAACCCCTAACGAAGTTCATTTACATCAAGATGCACTACCATAAAGGTTTAATACGGCAGCAGGGTCACGGGCTTGGAGCCCTGTTGGGAATAGCTAGCAAAGTGGCGGGTCCCCTGATCAGCGGATTATTAGGTGGAGCCCCCgcacaacagcaacaacaacaacagcgtCCTGTCTATCAAGAGAGATATTATGATTACGACCGCCCTTATCGCTCTTATCAGAGGAGACGACGTAGAATCCATCCAACAGAAGAATATGATCCAGAATCTGAAAAGCAGAAGGGAAAGGGATTTTTCACCGATTTACTCAAATCGGGGGCTAAAAGTGCCTTAAAGGCTGCTGCTAAAACAGGGATGGATGTGTTAGATAATAAACGATCCCTCAAAGACGCTCTCAAGACACACGGTGCCCAAGCCCTGAAAGAGACAGCCGGGTATGCTCGTAGGCGAAGGTCTCGAAAAACCCCATCCAAACGAGGAAGAAAAGCGCGCACAGGAATACTCAGGAAGCCTGGAACCACGACCCTCAAAAGAAAACAGGCGGGAAAACAGGTGGGAATACAGGAAggaaaaggatttgttaaaagaaaacaacgtATCTTAGCTCAGGGAGGGCCTCATAAGAGACCTAGGAAGCAACCTAGGAAGCGATCTAGGAAGGGAGGTAGGAAGCTAGTGAAAAGGGGTAAGCCAAAACGCTCTCTGGATATTTTCGACTGAGAACCCTATAAAAAGGGGGTGAGAAGGAGACCAGAACACATTTGATCCCAGTTCACGCTGAGTAACACATCGTTCCAATATGATGCACCGAGAATCTTGCGCTTGTGGCACCAGCAGTTTAGGACTGTTTAAAGTGCCCCCGACCAACGTCACTTTAGAAGATTCGAAATGGATGGAATATTACCCCATTTCCAGTACCCTCAACTCGGATACGGCTccgattgaatttgaaatcaaaggacaaggagatgaatatctggatttatcCCAAACTTATCTCCAGATGGTCTGTAAATTCACGAAAGCCAATGGAACGAATCTCACAGGAGGCCATTCGACCTCGACCCCCGTGAATAACATTCTCCATTCCTTGTTCAGTGAAATCGATGTCAGTCTCAATGGAAAAGTCATTACCCCGGGGACGGATACTTATCCCTACAAAGCGTATCTGGAGAAATTGTTGTCTTATGCACCCAAGACTCTGGAAACCCAGATGAGAGCCTGTAGCTTGTGGGAAAAAGATACGGCAGGACATATGGATGAGGTCAAATTAGAAGCTCTGGCTCAAACTCCTGTGGAATTTGCAGTAGTGAATAACAAAGTCAACATCGCGGCCGTCATCCCGACTCCCGAGTATCCGGATGATTCCAAGAATGTAGGGTTGAGAAAACGTCACGAGAAGATTACAGACAGTAAGGAGATCGTGTTGATGGATCGATTACATCTGGATTTGTTTGAGCAAGAGAAATGTTTCCCTAATGGCTTGGATGTCCGTCTCAGATTCAATCGCGCTCGACCCCAGTTCTACATGATGACCGATGCCGGGAGTAGTGGGAAAGTGGTCATTCAAAGTATGATCTTGTGGGTGAGGAAAGTCAAACCTGTCCCGAGTATCATTAATCTCATCAATCAGCAACTGAGTACTCAAACGGCGAAATATCCATTGAGACGAGTGGAAGTGAAAACCTTCACCATTCCTAGTGGCACCCAATCTAAAATCACCGATCATCTGTTTCAAGGACAGATGCCTAAACTGATCGTGTTGGGCTTTGTGGACAATGCGGCTTTTAATGGGGATAATACCAGAAACCcctttcatttccaaaatgagagagtcaagaaattagaaatcagtatcaatggagaAATGATGGAAACCCGCCCTTTGGAACCTAATTTCACCGACGATCAGTACCTGAGATCGTATTTGAGTCTGTACAAAGGCTTGGGAAAATTAGGCCAGGACTGGGCTCCGGACATTACCCTGGAAGAGTATAAAAACGGTTACACCCTCTGGTGTGTGGATTTCACGAAAGATCAAGAAGCCCAGacggataaatttcatctcatacagaCGGGGAACTTGAGAGTGGAAGTGCAATTTGCCGCCAACGTGGCCAGGACCTTAAACTGTGTGGTGTATGCCGTGTTCGACAATCTGctagaaatcaacaaacaacgaGAAGTCAGTATCGATtactaagagagagagagagagagatggatacCCACCAATTGAGAGATGTTTTACAACGAGATTTAGGACCGACATTTGCAGGTGTGTATCCTCGAGATGTCATACCCGAGCTGTTACCTCATCACAAAGCCATCGTGGTGAATACAGACCCTCACGATCGCCCTGGAGCGCATTGGGTCTGTTTGTATTTGAGTAGCCCTACCGTcgaatattttgattcttacggATTACCTCCCAGCCATAAAGACATCCAAGACTTTATTCAACGCCACGGAGAGACTTGGATTCATAACACCCATTGTTATCAAGATTTGAATACGGATGTCTGTGGACaatactgtgtgtattttttacatCAACGCCATCGACATAGAAGCACCGTACAAGAATGGTTACTTCCCTGGAAAGGCACGGCCTTACAACGCGATCGTTTTGTGGCTGATTGGTTTAAAGAGACCTTCCGAAAACCGAGAACCCATCAAGGACAAACTTGTCAATGTCAAAGACTGAATGTATTGTAAACTATGTTATTGTATTGTTATTGTTCATAGTTGGAGTTTAATAAAACGTTGGAAAAAatcttgtgggttttttttcttgtcattgtaatcaaccatgtcttttcaaaaagaatgggtagccctgaaaagggctgttttctttctctctctctctgttcttggtcttttctcttcttcttcttcttcttctctcttcttcttcttcttctctctTCTCCTTCTCTTCTTTTCTGCTCTGTCCCCCCTCACTGtctgttcttcttcttctttcttctcttttttttctgCTCCTCCGGGGGTTGCTCGTGGTCAAACACAAAAACAGGCAACCCGTGTTTATTAAAAAACAATCTCCCCGGAGGCCGCTGCACCACTTCCAACTCTGCGTCCCAGTTTTCCTCTGGCGGGGGCAGATCCTGGCTCATGGGCGGTGGGGGAAGAGCCTCCTGTGAGGCCGGCGGGGCAATCTCTTCGTCCCAATCCTCCTCCCATTTGATACAATAATCATTCACTGTAGGGTCTGGTCCTACTCTGCGACTCATATTCtctggttcctttaaaaaatcggAATGCCCGATTTTTGACGTTGCGCTCGTTTTAAAAAGGCGAGAGCGCGGACGTCCTTGAAAACATCCCCTACCTCAGATGGCTGACGTCATGTTGATgattcataaaaaaaacactatataaataggtcacttgttaccatttttctcaatcatgtcgttTGAACGGTACGTGCAAGATGAgaaagatgtactagtgtgtgGGTATTGCCGAGGACCTTGGAGAACTTGTGgctgttttcattataaaaaagaaaacatcctgGCCAAACATAAGTGGATAGAGTATATGGCAGAGCTGAATTATTGTCCCTTTGTCTATAAATGTTGTGGTCACACTAGAGAACCCTGGCTACCGTGTAAGTGTCCGCAGCATTGTACCATCACCCCTGAAGAAGAAATAGCGCATAAGGACTGTACCTGTGAGATCTGTCAGGAGTTTAGAGAGCGCTGGACTCAGAGAAAGTTTAAACCCCACCTGTTTCAACATTGTCCTTACAGTCAAGAACCCCGGTTAACGTGTACCTGTGAGACCTGTCAACCAGCATGTCGGTGACGGATCTACGAGGAGATGTATTATCTCTACCTTGGGTGGATGCtattgtacaacaatgtaactgtttaacgGTGAAACCTCATGGGTTAAGTCAACGTATTGCCGACCGATTTCCTTGGGCTAATCTGTATGCGACCCGACAACCTTTAGGACGGAGAAATTTAGCTATAGCAGCGGATCGAGGAATACCTGGTACTGTGTGTATTATGCCTCATTCTACTCATCCTGATGTGATCTGTTTGTTAGCGCAATGGGATTACGGGAGAGGCACTCAACGCTTACCCCTGTATGCCGATACCCCCGAACAACGTGAACTTtggtttcaacaatgtttacagGAATTAGGCACTTTGTCTTACCAGACTTTAGCGTTTCCTTATCGTATTGGATGTGGATTAGCCGGAGGCAATTGGACTCATTATAGACAATGGATTTGTGACTTTGCTTATCAgtatcataaacatgtttacattgtcaagaaaatgtaactttATTATAGCTTTATTCTAGCTATTACTTGtgttaataaaacttttttaaaacaaacttgtgtgtttcttgatttttgcaataaaaagtgtcttttcaaaaaagttggtggccctgaaaagggccgttTGGTCCTAAGGACCGACTTTCAATCCCTGGTTCCGGTAAACCGGCATAACGGGCACCGTCCCCGGGTGTGTCGCCGCTCCTGTAACTCTTCCACGCACGAGCAGCAAGCTGGGCGCTGCCCACATCCCCTACACGTGATACCGGAGTGTACCCTGTCTTGCCAGCAGACAGGGCACTTAAACCAAATAGGAACCGCCCTATCTGCCCA
Above is a genomic segment from Ostrea edulis chromosome 3, xbOstEdul1.1, whole genome shotgun sequence containing:
- the LOC125651367 gene encoding uncharacterized protein F54H12.2-like encodes the protein MMHRESCACGTSSLGLFKVPPTNVTLEDSKWMEYYPISSTLNSDTAPIEFEIKGQGDEYLDLSQTYLQMVCKFTKANGTNLTGGHSTSTPVNNILHSLFSEIDVSLNGKVITPGTDTYPYKAYLEKLLSYAPKTLETQMRACSLWEKDTAGHMDEVKLEALAQTPVEFAVVNNKVNIAAVIPTPEYPDDSKNVGLRKRHEKITDSKEIVLMDRLHLDLFEQEKCFPNGLDVRLRFNRARPQFYMMTDAGSSGKVVIQSMILWVRKVKPVPSIINLINQQLSTQTAKYPLRRVEVKTFTIPSGTQSKITDHLFQGQMPKLIVLGFVDNAAFNGDNTRNPFHFQNERDWAPDITLEEYKNGYTLWCVDFTKDQEAQTDKFHLIQTGNLRVEVQFAANVARTLNCVVYAVFDNLLEINKQREVSIDY
- the LOC130053638 gene encoding uncharacterized protein LOC130053638, yielding MPSAFGLTELKKGYFPHFFNTTENQQYVGPYPAAHFYNPDDMSTANREAIYTWYHQQEGKVFDFQKEFLAYCISDVDILRRCCAHFKSTLFDLVEVDPFQESITFASTANLAYRRGFMVENTIAIIPNMGYRPARRYSAKACRWLAWLEHQHHCIRHARNGGEVTLGPYTVDGYDEESRIVYEFYGCYWHGCPTCFPNLLTDMHPHRAQHTYQDLYLDTLKRASALEDQGYTVVSIWEHEFDRQTQTNADLQEFLQGVDIQDPLNPRDALYGGRTNATRLYCEEGDMRYVDVCSLYPYVLKYKPFPVQHPQVITSHFTDVRDYFGLIRCRVLPPRELYHPVLPYKTGGKLLFPLCRTCVEQRNLGPDERCQHTDSERSLTGTWVTTELHKALDLGYRLDRIYEVWHFEKTSDHLFRAYINTFLKIKQEASGFPEDCQTAQQQQHYIEEIQQREGIAMNPADIQKNPVRRTIAKLFLNCLWGKFAQRLQLPKSLYLTEEELQQKLQDATLEVKGVELLENRERPECDMMLINYQEKEEFLEDCPFGNVVLACFTTAHARLHLYETLQPLGERVLYFDTDSIIYQHDESQFNPTIINSLGGWTDELGGDRIIKYMSGGPKIMHTTPRMENLSAKSKD